Within Kutzneria chonburiensis, the genomic segment GGTCCTCGCTGCAGAGCTGGCAGGAGACCGAGCACGGCATCGTGCTGCGGCTCGGCGCGCGGGCCCACGGCCCGGTGTACGCGGTGCCGCACCGCGCTTTCGCGCTCCCGTCCGATGAGCACATGTTCCGCGAACTGCTGATCCGGCGGGTGGGTCCGACCGGCTGACCGTCTTCGCCTCTGTAATGTCGGTAGGCGTGTCTTGTCCGAGTGCGACGCTGGTCGTCTGGACCTCTGCCTGGCTGCACGGCGCGGCCGCGGCCGACGATGTCCTTGACGCCCTCCAGATCTGGGCCGAGCTGCACGAGGTGGTCGCCGACGACGACGGCACCGCCACCGCGCTCGACCTGCCCGGCCCCGATGAGATGCCGGCCGCCCCGGCCATGCTGCTGGCGGCGCTGCGGCGCACCCAGGCCGGCGACGGCCGACTGGTGCTGCCCGTGCCCGGCGACACCCGTGGACTCGGCGGCAACGGTCCCCTGAGCGCCACCGCCGTGCGCGCCGGGCAGGCCATGGTGCTGCCGGAGGCCGGACTGGGCATCGTGCCGCGACTGGTGGCCGATCAGGTGATCCGCTGGACGGTGTTCGACCACCCGGAGATCACCCCGCCGGAGCACATCCCGCTGGGTGAAGCCGAGCACGCGCTGGCCGGCGCGATGCGCGAGGCCGCCAGCACGCTCGTGGACCTGGACGTGGCCCGGGAACGGCCCAACGTCCGCAAGGACATCGAGTCGGTGATGGCCGCCCAGCCCACGCCGTTGTGGCCGGCCGGCATGCCGGCGCGGTCGCTGCGGGTGCTCCAGCGGGCGGCCGAGGTCGCCGCGATCCTGGAGGTCGCGGCGGGCGACTCCCCCGGCGGCGCCATGTCGGCCTCGGCCACACGGGGCCGAGAAGAAGCCTTGCGGCCGCTTCTCGACGCCGTGCGCCGGGCCCGGTGTGCCGCCGTGGACGAGGCCGTCCGGGTGCTCGGCGAGCACGCCAACAAGAGCCGCTAGCTGAACTTCACGTTCATCGGCAGGTTGATGAAGTCCGGCGTCGGGTTCGGACCGCTGAAGCAGACCACCGCGTTCAGCGGGCTGCCCGGCGAGAACGGCGGCGTCGACGAGCCGAAGATGTCGGTCATCTGGGTCGGCGTCGTTGTCGCGCCCTCCGGCAGCGCCACCACGGCGTTCGGGTCGCCGCACTCGGACGTCGAGTGGTGCAGCTTCACGAACAGCAGCGTCGTGTCACGGAAGCCCGAGGCCGGGAAGGTGATCGAGCTGGCCGTGCCGGGCCGGGTCACGCCGAACGGCGGGTAGGCGCCCCTGAACGGGATGAAACCGCCGACGGTCGGCTGCCGGTTCAGCGTCAGCGTCACCTGGGCCGGGCCGGGCGGCGTCGCGCCGGGCGCCAGGGCGACGATGGCCGGGTTGGTGCCGGTGGCCACGAGCTGGCCGGTGTCCCGCTTGGTCGACGCCGAGTCGAACGTGATCAGGTGGTGGTCGCCGCTGTGGTGGAAAGCGATTTCCCAGTTGCTGTTGGCGTCGACGGCGATGGCCGGGCTGGTGCCGGGTTCGGCGGTCAGGCCGCTCTCCAGCCGGTGGCCGTTGCCGTTGATGTCCACCCAGACGGTGTCGTCGCCGGCCGTGAAGGCCATGTCGAAGGTGCCGTCGGGCAGCACCGCGAGGCTGGGGCTGGTGTTGGCGGCCAGCACCGACGGCGTCTGGTCGGTGGCGCCCGGGAAGATGCCGAGCTTGGCCGTGACGGTCGTCAGCCGGTTCTTGCTGTCGTGGTAGGCCACCCGAACCTGGCCGGCGGCGTTGACCGCGATGGCCGGGCTGGTGCCGGGCGCGGCCGGGAAACCCTGGCCGGCGATGTGCGCCGCCTGGTTGGGCTCGCTGAACCGGACCAGGCCGTCCTTGCCCACCCAGGCCGAGACGAAGCCGCCGCCGAGCGGCCCGGGCACCGGGGCCACCACGGGACTGGTGCCGTCGGCGATGTCGCCGTGCGAGAAGCTGCACACTCCATTGTGGATCGGGATGTTGAGGCCGTTCTCCTCGCCGCCTTCGGAGAACTCGATCTCCACGGCGTTGGTCGAGCTGATCGTCACGCTGGGGCTGGTGCCGGGCGTCACCGGGAAGGGTGCCGGGCTACAGGCCGTCTGCTTCACCTGGCTGCCGCCGGACACGCTGTTGGCCAGCCACAACGTCCGGTCCGACGCGGCGAACGCCTCGTCGAAGCTGCCATCGGGCAACGCGGCCAGCGACACGCTGGACTGCGCGGCCATCACCGAGGCAGTGGTGGTCACCTGGCCGGCCGGGTTGATCTCGGTCAGGCGGGCCGACGGGGCCTGGAAGGCGATCTCGAAACCGCCGGCCGTGGCGGCGTCAGCCGTCGATGGGAGGAGCACGATGGCGGCGGCCGCCGCCAGTGCGCTGGCCATTGTCTTCGTCAATTGCTGCACGTCACCGAGATAGCGGTCAGAGTTACGATCAGTGCCGCGCGCACCCGGCGTAACCCCTCGGCCTATCAAGAGGTGATGGGGCGGGGCACCTCCGGAAGAACACGGGGCGGTAGCGCATGGGGCGGCTACGGAAGATGGCAGGCGACGGTGAAGCGGGTGACGGCGGTCCGCAACGGCCCGTGGACAGCGGAGCGCCCGAGGCCAAGCCCGTCCAGCTGCCGACCGCGGTCTACCCCAGCTGGGACGCCATCTACGACGACAACGTCACCCGGCTCTACCGGCTGATGCACAGCAAGGTCGGCAACCGGCCGGACGCCGAGGACCTCACCTCCCAGGTGTTCGTGGCCGCGCTGAAGTCACTGCGGCCGTCGGCCACGATCGGCGAGGTGCGGGCCTACCTGCTGGCCACGGCCCGTACGGTGCTGGCCGGGCACTGGCAGCGCACGCTCGGCCGCCAGGTCACCCTGATCGACGTGGACGCCACCGATCTGGACGCGTTCGCCCAGCCCGCGTCGAGCCAGTCCTCGAACAAGGCCATCGACCACGCCACCCGCATCCTGGCCGCCCTGCCAGAACGGCACCGGCGCATTCTCGTGCTGCGCTTTCTGCACGGCTACTCCATCCGCGAGGCAGCGGCGGAAATGGACATCACCGTCACGAATGCGAAGGTGTTGCAGCATCGGGCGCTGCGCAAAGCCGCCGGACTCGACCCGGAATGGTCGGAACTCAGACCGGCGGATTCGGAATGAGACGCCCGGTCGACCGGTACGTGAACCGTCTGCTCGACGACCGTCGGCCGCGTGCGTTCGCGGCGTCGGCGGATGATGCCTGCTGTTTGCGGGCGGCCATCGAGTTGATCGGCTGTCGTGGTGTGACACCGAGCGATGCCTTCCGCAGCCGTCTTCGGCGGTCTCTTTCCCGGGTGTAACTCGGTGGCGTATTCATGGGCATGCCAATCATCTCGAAACGAAAAGTCGCCGCTATGGCGCTCGTCGGGACCGTGGGACTGATTTCCGCGTGCGGCGCGCCTGGGCCCGCCTTGACGTCACCGAACAGCAGCCTCGCCGGTATGCCGGGCGCTTCCGGTTCGACGTCGATGCCCGGAATGGACATGCCGTCGTCCTCGGCCGCGGCGTCGGCGCCGGCCGCGCCGGTGTCCGGCACGACGGTCGCCATCACGAACTTCGCCTTCTCACCGGCCTCGCTCACCGTGAAGGTCGGCACCAAGGTCACGTGGACGAACAAGGACGGCGACGCGCACACGGTCACCAGCACCGGCTCGGGTGGGCCGCTGAACTCGCCGGCCATGGCCACCAACGACACGTTCAGCTTCACGTTCACCACGCCGGGCACCTTCAACTACCTGTGCACGATCCACCCCTTCATGACGGCCGTCGTGACGGTGACGCCGTGAGGGAGCCCATCGAGGAGCAGGAGGCCGGGCCCGAGGGCATGACCCGGCGGCAGCTGATGCGGCACGCCGGCTGGTTCGGCGGCGCGGTGCTGCTCAGCGTCGTCGGCGGCGAGGTCATCAGCAGCCTCGCCACCGACGCCACGGCCGCGTCCGATCCGAACACGTTGAGGTTCGTACAGGTGTCCGACAGCCACATCGGCTTCACCGGGCCGGCGAACACCGACGTCACGGCGTCGTTCGAACACGCGCTGGATCGCATCAACTCGCTCGGGTTTCGCCCGGACTTCGTCATGCACACCGGCGATCTCACGCATTTGTCGACGCCGGCGCAGTTCGACCAGGTCAAGCAGATGCTGTCGACGGCCCGTACGGACCGGGTTTTCGTCGTCCCCGGCGAGCACGATTCCGTCGGTGACGGTGGCAAGGCGTATCGACAGGCGTTCGGGGCCAACACGATCGGCGACGGCTGGTACAGCTTCGACACGCACGGCGTGCATTTCCTGGCGCTGGTGAACACTTTGGCCCTTGAGAAATTCGGCCACCTCGGCAATGATCAGCTGGATTTCGTGCGCAAGGACCTGGCCGGGGTGAAATCGGACACGCCGGTCGTGGTGTTCAGCCACATTCCGCTGTTCGCGATGTATCCGCAGTGGGGCTGGACCACCGACGACTCGCTTCAGGTCATCAACCTGCTGCGGCGTTTCTCGTCGGTGACCTGTCTCAACGGGCACGTGCACCAGTTGTTCACCAAGACCGAGGGCAACATCACCTTCCATTCCGCGACCACGACGGCGTATCCGCTGCCCAAGCCGGGAACCGCGCCGCAGCCGACGCCGCAGGTCCTGCCGGCGCGGCAGCTCCAGGACGCGTTGGGCATTCGCAGCGTCAGCTATCGCACGGGCGACCAGGCGCTGGCCTTGAAGGAGGAGCGGCTCACGTGAGCGTGTTGATTCGACTGGCCATCGTCGCCACCCTGGCCGAGACCGGGTTCGTGCACGCCAAGCTGTACCTGGGCGGCTACCGCGTCATCCCGTACATCGGCCCCATGTTCCTGCTCCAGGCCGCCGTGTCGTTCGCCGTCGCCGCGCTGCTGCTCTTCGCCGCGCCCGTGGTCCTGCGGCTGCTCGCCGCCGGCGCGGCGGCCGGTGCGCTGTTCGGCTTCGTTCTGTCACGAACGGTTGGCGTGTTCGGCTTCACCGAGCGCGGCTTCGACCCCGCGCCCGACGCCCTGCTCAGCGTGCTGGCCGAAGTCCTGTGCCTGCTGTTGATCGGCGTGCTGTGGGTCCGTGAAATCCGGCGTCGGCGCCCAGCGTTGTAACCTGCCGTGCTATTCCATCCCGAGGAAGGGATGACCTGATGAAACGTGATGCCCGGCGGTTTGTCGACGATCTCCTCGGGCAGCGCCGGCCGCGTCCGTTCCAGGCCGATGAGGAGGACGAGGCCGTGGTGCGGACCGCCGTCGAGCTGGCGGCTGCCCGTCCCGGGGCCGACGAGCCCAGTCCCGAGTTCGTCAGCCAGCTGCGGGACCGCGTCACCGGCGACTCCCAGCCTCGTGCTCACACGAGCCGTCGCCGCCGGGTCTTGCAGGTAGCGGCCGCCGCCGCCGGGGCTTTCACCGTGGGCATCGTCGCCGACCGGGCCGTCGCGTCCGGCGGCGACACCACGCCCGTCGTCGCCGCCCCCGAGACCGAGATCATGCCCACCCACGGCACGTGGGCCACCGTCGCCGCCAGCACCGACCTCGTCGAGGGCGCCGTCCGCGAGTTCGACCTCGGTGCCGTGGTTGGCGTCGTTCAGCGCACGTCGGGCCGGCTCCGGGCTGTGTCGTCGGTGTGTACCCACATGGCGTGCCGGCTGGGGCTCAACGACAAGCGCGACACCCTGGTCTGCCCTTGCCACGGCGCCACGTTCAGCGTCGCCGGCCAGCCCGTGCGCAACCTACGGTCGGCCGACCCGCTGCCCGCGTTGCCCCGGCTGGCCGTACGGGAGTTCGAGGGTTCGATCCAGATCTATTGCCCGGTCCGGGGCTAGAGACTCCCTGACGTCCTCGAGCCGCGCCACCCCGACATCTCGACCACCCGCCCCATCCCTCGCACCCCAGCCGCATAGCCGCCCGCTGCATCTCTCGCACCGCAGCCACCCACGCCACCCCTGACACCTCGGTCGCCCGCTCCATCCCTCGCACCCCAGCCGCCTGCGCCATCCCTCGCACCCTAGCCGCCTGCGCCATCCCTCGCACCAGCCGCCTGCGCCATCCCTCGCACCGCAGCCGCCATAGCCGACTGCCTCCCAGGCATCTCGACCGCCCTCGCCGCCTGTTGCACCCGGACACCTCGGCCGCCCTCGCCGCCGCTCCGCCCTTGACACCGCAGCCGCCCGCGCGGCCTTCCGCCTGTTGCACCGTGACCACCTTCCCCGCCACTTCCCGAACCCCTGTCACTCGGGCGACCCTTGCAACCAGGGCGACCTTCCCGGCACGGTCCGCCATGACTGCCTTCGCCGGCTATCCCGCTCCAGCCGTGCCCTTCGGCCACTGCCCCCAGCCGCGAAGCCGTACCCAGCCACCTGCTCGACACCGACCATCGCCTCTTGTCTCACGGCTCCTGTTGTCCCGCCACGACATTCGCCCTGCGCCACAAGACCTTTCGCCACGCCGCCAAGGTGGTCGCGCACCCCCATTCGCTTCCCCTGCATGCACAATGCCCTTCGCCCTCCGCGACAACCCCTCACCGACAGCGCCATCCCGCAACTCTCTTTCCTTGCACCGCAACACTCACAGCTTTCGTGACCGAAAGTCATTGCCTGCCAACGGTTTCTCACTCTATCGAGCGATACTCACACATCGAGTCGATCTTTGCGCGGGCGTAGAATTGCTGGTATGGACAGGAAAGTCGCTCGTATCATCGAGATCGAGCACCAGAAACGAGCACTCGCCGCCGAGCAACTCCGCCTCACCGCCGAGATCGCCACCGACGAATACGTCGCCACCGACCTCGCCATGGCCTTACAGCTCTCGCCCTCCAACGCCGAGGACTACGTCGACTGGGCCACCCGCGTCGAGACCTACTTCCCCGACGTCATCGACGCCATGGCCGCCGGCATCATCAGCGAACGCTCCGCCCACGCCATCGTCGACCCGACCCGCTTCTACCCCGAAGAGCTCGCCCAACGGGTGGTGAGCGCCACCCTCGCGACCGCCGCCGGCCGCACGCCGCAACAACTCCGCCGCTCGTCGCTGGGCCGGCTGCAACGGGCCGATCCCGCCTTGCACTTCCTCAAGCGGGAAGAAGCCCGCCGCAACCGCAAAGTCGTCATCTACGACGAAGAAGACAGCATGGCCACCCTGGCCTGCCAACAACCCGCCGAGATCACCCAGGCCATGTACACCAAGATCGATCGGATCGCCCAACAGGAAACGAAAAACGGGCGCACGATCGATGAGGTTCGTGCGGATGTGATGGCGGGGTTGATCCTTGAGGACCCGAAGACTGCTGGTTTGAAGCCGTTGATTCAGGTGACTGTGCCGATCACCGCCTTGCTCGGTGTGGATGAGCGGCCGGGCCAGTTGGACGCCGGTCAGTTGATCCCGGCGCCGGTTGTTCGGGAGCTGATGTCCCACCCGGGCACCGTGTTTCACCGGCTGCTGACCGACGAGGCCGGGCAGCTGCTGGAGTACAGCCCGGAGATCTACCGGCCGAAGGCCGATGTGGACCGGTTCATCCGGACCCGGCACAGGACGTGTGTGATGCCGTGCTGCTCGCATCCCTCGCGGTCCTGCGACATCGATCACGCCGTCGCTTGGCCGGAGGGGAAGTCGACCGGGACGAATCTGGGGCCGTTGGATCGAAAGCATCATCGGTACAAGCACGCGACCAAGGCGAAGGTGACCATCGCGGACGATGGCACGACGACGCTGGAGACGCGGTGGGGGCTGACCTACACGACTAAGCCGGAGCCTGTTGAGGAACCGCCGTTCTAGGGAGCTCTCCAAGCTTTCGAGCACCAGGTGTCGGTCAGCGAGGGCCACGGGCCTGGCGGCGCCGCTGCCGCGGCCACGACGGCTAGACCACGGGTGGACAGACTACGGGGCCGTCGCGGCCTTGCCCCTTGGCACCGTGGGCGCGTCGACTGGTGGGTTTGAGTCGGGTGGTTGCTTTCGTTGGGGCGCTTGCGTTGGGTGGGGGGTCCTGCTTCCTGATGGGCATGTGGGGGTTGCTGCTACGCGGTTTGCCTGCCATTTGTGGGGTGGCTATGAAAAAGCCGGGGGCGATGGAAGCTGCCCCCGGCGTGATCAGTGGATCGCTACTTCTTGACGCCTACGGCGGCGTAGTCGTACATGCCGTAGCCGTCGGAGACGAAGAGGTTGGTGCCCCTGGCGGGTCGGTAAAGGAGGGACTTGGCCACCAGGCCGGGGAGGATGTAGGCGTCGTCCATGACCTTCTGGTCCACCTGGCTCCAGATCTGCTGGCGGGCGGTGGAGTCCTCGGTGATGGCGGCCTTGTCGACCAGCTGGTCGACCTCGGGGTCCTTGACGCCGAGGTTGCTGTTGCCGCCGGAGGCGCGGATGACGCGGCTGTCGACGATCTGGCTGAAGTAGCCGAAGCCCTCGGGCCAGTCGGCCTGCCAACCGAAGATCATCAGGCCCAGGGAGTTGTTCTTGGCGTAGTCGGGCTTGCCGGCGTAGAGCTTGCCGTAGTCGCCCTGGGGGAAGGGCTTGATGGTGAGCTTGATGCCGACCTTCGCCAGGGACTGCTGGAGGGACTCGGCGGTGGCCTTCTCGCGGGGGCGCTCGGCGCGGTACGAGATGTTGGTGCTGAAACCGGTGGGCTGGCCGCAGGCCTCGAGCTCCTGCTTGGCCCTGGCCTCGTCGCCGGCGTTGTTG encodes:
- a CDS encoding Rieske (2Fe-2S) protein: MKRDARRFVDDLLGQRRPRPFQADEEDEAVVRTAVELAAARPGADEPSPEFVSQLRDRVTGDSQPRAHTSRRRRVLQVAAAAAGAFTVGIVADRAVASGGDTTPVVAAPETEIMPTHGTWATVAASTDLVEGAVREFDLGAVVGVVQRTSGRLRAVSSVCTHMACRLGLNDKRDTLVCPCHGATFSVAGQPVRNLRSADPLPALPRLAVREFEGSIQIYCPVRG
- a CDS encoding plastocyanin/azurin family copper-binding protein; protein product: MPSSSAAASAPAAPVSGTTVAITNFAFSPASLTVKVGTKVTWTNKDGDAHTVTSTGSGGPLNSPAMATNDTFSFTFTTPGTFNYLCTIHPFMTAVVTVTP
- a CDS encoding RNA polymerase sigma factor → MDSGAPEAKPVQLPTAVYPSWDAIYDDNVTRLYRLMHSKVGNRPDAEDLTSQVFVAALKSLRPSATIGEVRAYLLATARTVLAGHWQRTLGRQVTLIDVDATDLDAFAQPASSQSSNKAIDHATRILAALPERHRRILVLRFLHGYSIREAAAEMDITVTNAKVLQHRALRKAAGLDPEWSELRPADSE
- a CDS encoding HNH endonuclease signature motif containing protein; its protein translation is MRGRRIAGMDRKVARIIEIEHQKRALAAEQLRLTAEIATDEYVATDLAMALQLSPSNAEDYVDWATRVETYFPDVIDAMAAGIISERSAHAIVDPTRFYPEELAQRVVSATLATAAGRTPQQLRRSSLGRLQRADPALHFLKREEARRNRKVVIYDEEDSMATLACQQPAEITQAMYTKIDRIAQQETKNGRTIDEVRADVMAGLILEDPKTAGLKPLIQVTVPITALLGVDERPGQLDAGQLIPAPVVRELMSHPGTVFHRLLTDEAGQLLEYSPEIYRPKADVDRFIRTRHRTCVMPCCSHPSRSCDIDHAVAWPEGKSTGTNLGPLDRKHHRYKHATKAKVTIADDGTTTLETRWGLTYTTKPEPVEEPPF
- a CDS encoding metallophosphoesterase family protein; the protein is MREPIEEQEAGPEGMTRRQLMRHAGWFGGAVLLSVVGGEVISSLATDATAASDPNTLRFVQVSDSHIGFTGPANTDVTASFEHALDRINSLGFRPDFVMHTGDLTHLSTPAQFDQVKQMLSTARTDRVFVVPGEHDSVGDGGKAYRQAFGANTIGDGWYSFDTHGVHFLALVNTLALEKFGHLGNDQLDFVRKDLAGVKSDTPVVVFSHIPLFAMYPQWGWTTDDSLQVINLLRRFSSVTCLNGHVHQLFTKTEGNITFHSATTTAYPLPKPGTAPQPTPQVLPARQLQDALGIRSVSYRTGDQALALKEERLT